Proteins co-encoded in one Meiothermus sp. genomic window:
- a CDS encoding HU family DNA-binding protein produces the protein MARAAAKKTKTKADLIDQVAATAGLKKKDAKAAVDAFLSKVEEALKAGNKVQLTGFGTFEVRSRKARTGVKPGTTQKIKIPASKYPAFKPGKALKETVKK, from the coding sequence ATGGCACGAGCTGCAGCAAAGAAAACCAAAACCAAAGCCGACCTGATTGACCAAGTGGCCGCTACTGCTGGCTTGAAGAAGAAAGACGCCAAAGCCGCTGTGGACGCTTTCCTGAGCAAAGTCGAAGAAGCCCTCAAGGCCGGTAATAAAGTGCAGTTGACCGGCTTCGGCACCTTCGAAGTGCGCAGCCGCAAAGCCCGCACCGGCGTGAAGCCCGGCACCACCCAAAAGATCAAGATTCCGGCTTCCAAGTACCCTGCCTTCAAGCCCGGCAAAGCCCTGAAGGAAACCGTCAAGAAATAA
- a CDS encoding 1-acyl-sn-glycerol-3-phosphate acyltransferase, protein MYEYGLGVYKVCKVIARLLLQVLFGLKVEGAEKIPKEGPVILASNHMSFLDPVVMGVACPRVVSYMSRDDVFNYPILRWLLPRLYVIPVSRGSGDLGAIKAAIRVLKNGMAFGIFPEGRRSRTGFIEPFKTGAAAIALRTGAVIVPAAIIGSDKAWPVGKGPRLRRRVRVVFGDPIVLPPGKPDHQTLEEVTHRLEAAVTALLPPEYHRKPTV, encoded by the coding sequence ATGTACGAGTACGGCTTGGGCGTGTACAAGGTCTGTAAGGTAATTGCGCGGCTCTTGCTGCAGGTCTTGTTTGGCCTGAAGGTGGAAGGGGCCGAGAAAATTCCCAAGGAAGGCCCGGTGATACTGGCCTCCAACCATATGTCCTTCCTCGATCCGGTGGTGATGGGGGTGGCCTGCCCTCGGGTGGTGAGCTACATGTCGCGCGACGATGTGTTCAACTACCCCATCCTGCGCTGGCTTTTACCGCGCCTGTACGTGATTCCGGTCTCGAGGGGTTCGGGGGACTTGGGAGCGATTAAGGCCGCCATCCGCGTGCTCAAAAACGGTATGGCCTTTGGCATCTTTCCCGAGGGACGCCGCAGCCGTACCGGCTTTATCGAGCCCTTCAAGACCGGCGCGGCGGCCATTGCCCTGCGCACGGGCGCGGTGATTGTTCCAGCCGCCATCATCGGCAGCGATAAAGCCTGGCCGGTGGGCAAAGGGCCGCGCCTGCGCCGTAGGGTTCGGGTGGTGTTCGGAGATCCCATCGTGCTCCCTCCCGGCAAGCCCGACCACCAGACTTTGGAAGAGGTCACACACCGCCTCGAGGCCGCTGTGACCGCACTTTTGCCCCCCGAGTACCACAGAAAGCCCACGGTTTAG
- a CDS encoding MDR family oxidoreductase has translation MQTFKALVVESGDPYTAQIRQARLDELPPGEVLVRVAYSSLNYKDGLAITGAGKVIRNFPMVPGIDLAGTVLESASPEYKPGDPVILTGWGVGERHWGGLSELARVRAEWLVPLPEGLTLQQAMGIGTAGFTAMLAVMALEAHSIDPAREVLVTGAAGGVGSLAVALLAQRGYRVVASTGRVQEEAYLKSLGAHEILDRAVLGAPCKPLESERFAGAVDTVGGAVLAGVLPRVAYGGSVAACGNAGGAKLETTVFPFILRGVNLLGIDSVMCPKEKRLLAWQRLARELPKPLLEATLQTVSLEEVPALAQAILQGRVRGRVVVKLD, from the coding sequence ATGCAAACCTTCAAGGCACTGGTGGTAGAGTCGGGCGACCCCTACACCGCCCAGATCCGGCAGGCCCGCCTGGACGAGCTGCCGCCGGGTGAGGTGCTGGTGCGGGTGGCCTACAGCAGCCTCAACTACAAGGACGGCCTGGCGATTACCGGCGCGGGCAAGGTGATCCGCAATTTCCCCATGGTTCCGGGCATTGACCTGGCCGGCACGGTGCTGGAGTCGGCCTCGCCGGAGTACAAACCCGGCGACCCGGTGATCCTGACCGGCTGGGGGGTGGGGGAGCGGCACTGGGGCGGCCTCTCGGAGCTGGCTCGAGTGCGCGCGGAGTGGCTGGTGCCCCTGCCCGAAGGGCTTACCTTGCAGCAGGCCATGGGTATCGGTACGGCGGGTTTTACTGCCATGCTGGCGGTGATGGCCCTCGAGGCCCACTCCATAGACCCCGCCAGAGAAGTGCTGGTCACCGGTGCGGCCGGGGGGGTGGGCAGCCTGGCCGTCGCGCTGCTGGCCCAGCGGGGTTACCGGGTGGTGGCCTCCACGGGGCGCGTGCAGGAAGAAGCCTATCTGAAGTCGTTGGGGGCTCACGAAATACTGGATCGCGCGGTGCTCGGCGCCCCCTGCAAACCCCTCGAGTCCGAACGCTTTGCTGGGGCCGTGGACACCGTGGGTGGGGCGGTGCTGGCCGGGGTGCTGCCGCGTGTGGCCTACGGCGGCAGCGTGGCGGCCTGCGGCAATGCCGGTGGGGCGAAGCTCGAGACCACCGTATTCCCCTTTATTCTGCGCGGGGTTAACCTGCTGGGCATCGATTCGGTGATGTGCCCCAAAGAAAAGCGCCTGCTGGCCTGGCAACGCCTGGCCCGCGAACTGCCCAAGCCCTTGCTGGAAGCCACCCTGCAAACCGTAAGCCTCGAGGAAGTGCCGGCGCTGGCCCAGGCCATCCTGCAAGGTCGGGTGCGGGGGCGGGTGGTGGTGAAACTGGACTGA